A region of Kribbella sp. NBC_01245 DNA encodes the following proteins:
- a CDS encoding GntR family transcriptional regulator: MTVSLRKRDRAREHLIGLIETRAVGQAIPSERQLSADLGISRPTLRSVVDELIRDGWLVRQHGRGMFVGTPKIAQKIVGGPSHTGGAAYPPAPGTWTSRVLSHSVVPAGMAIGSRLRVKPGTPVLRIARQRLVDGEPMSLETIHVLDELVPGIDITAVETGSFYALLRDRYDVIPTEAEQIHEAAAADATEAALLGLTEGAPILTLERITRDQHGRLFEYTRASYRGDRYRVTSHLSLTTSPTRHHTRITPAPAAPGHP, translated from the coding sequence GTGACAGTCAGTCTGCGGAAGCGCGATCGCGCCCGGGAACACCTGATCGGCCTGATCGAAACCAGGGCGGTCGGGCAGGCGATCCCGTCCGAACGACAGCTGTCCGCCGACCTCGGTATCTCCCGGCCGACCCTGCGATCGGTCGTCGACGAGCTGATCCGCGACGGCTGGCTGGTCCGCCAGCACGGCCGGGGCATGTTCGTCGGCACCCCCAAGATCGCGCAGAAGATCGTCGGCGGCCCCTCCCACACCGGAGGGGCCGCCTACCCCCCAGCCCCCGGCACCTGGACCAGCCGCGTCCTCAGCCACTCCGTAGTCCCCGCCGGCATGGCCATCGGCAGCCGCCTACGCGTCAAACCCGGCACCCCCGTACTACGCATCGCCCGCCAACGCCTCGTCGACGGCGAACCCATGTCACTCGAAACCATCCACGTACTCGACGAGCTAGTCCCAGGCATCGACATCACCGCAGTCGAAACCGGCTCCTTCTACGCCCTCCTGCGAGACCGGTACGACGTGATCCCAACCGAGGCAGAGCAAATCCACGAAGCCGCCGCGGCCGACGCCACCGAAGCAGCCCTCCTCGGCCTCACCGAAGGCGCCCCAATCCTCACCCTCGAACGCATCACCCGCGACCAACACGGCCGCCTCTTCGAATACACCCGAGCCTCCTACCGCGGCGACCGCTACCGCGTAACCTCCCACCTCTCCCTAACCACCTCCCCCACCCGCCACCACACCCGCATAACCCCCGCCCCCGCCGCTCCCGGCCACCCCTGA